Proteins from a genomic interval of Crassostrea angulata isolate pt1a10 chromosome 7, ASM2561291v2, whole genome shotgun sequence:
- the LOC128156892 gene encoding short-chain collagen C4-like, whose translation MTLNNAFILLLVIFHNANIIVAQENSAVDKRLLLDDPQTVTSQMLSLQREIQTLQTKIAEIDVHQSQIQLLNAQIAQLQQENAALKQQISHGSSNHDVQILTTKVATLNQELPLLKMKVDAVVIENQKLLQHSGTTFFPIWGRKSCPVINGTELVYTGITAGKHAINTGSGTNTLCLPHDPDSLPSDFPTTTYSSHNADIFGAEYQFTYKNVAVDDDVPCAICKVRPATATMMVPAKLSCPQEWTLQYHGYLSAAYQGEQATDYICVDSDPEFFEGLRQVNSDGHLLYPVRSWCGALPCPNYKSGQYLSCAICTL comes from the exons ATGACATTGAATAATGCATTCATACTGCTCCTTGTCATTTTTCACAATGCGAACATCATCGTGGCACAGGAAAATTCAGCAGTGGACAAACGCTTACTCTTAGATGACCCCCAGACAGTTACAAGCCAAATGCTTTCTCTTCAGAGGGAAATCCAGACCTTACAGACCAAGATAGCAGAAATTGATGTCCACCAATCCCAAATCCAGCTTTTGAATGCACAAATTGCACAACTTCAACAAGAAAATGCTGCCCTGAAGCAACAGATCTCCCACGGAAGTTCCAACCATGATGTCCAAATTCTCACCACCAAGGTTGCTACATTAAATCAGGAACTACCACTCTTGAAAATGAAAGTGGATGCAGTGGTGattgaaaatcaaaagttattgCAACACTCAG GTACAACCTTCTTTCCTATTTGGGGTCGCAAATCATGCCCAGTTATAAATGGCACAGAACTTGTATACACag GCATAACAGCTGGAAAACATGCTATCAATACTGGTTCTGGAACCAACACACTGTGTTTACCCCATGATCCTGACTCGCTGCCATCTGATTTTCCCACCACAACATACTCAAGTCATAACGCAGACATATTTGGTGCTGAATATCAGTTCACATATAAAAATGTTGCTGTTGATGATGATGTCCCCTGTGCAATTTGCAAAGTAAGGCCTGCTACAGCAACCATGATGGTTCCTGCCAAACTCTCCTGTCCCCAAGAATGGACACTTCAATACCACGGATATTTGAGTGCTGCATATCAAGGTGAGCAGGCAACAGACTATATCTGTGTTGACAGTGATCCTGAGTTTTTTGAGGGTTTGAGACAAGTCAACTCAGATGGACATCTGCTCTATCCAGTGAGGTCATGGTGTGGAGCCCTGCCTTGCCCAAATTACAAAAGTGGCCAATATCTTTCTTGTGCTATTTGCACTTTGTAA